In Mycoplasma sp. Mirounga ES2805-ORL, a single window of DNA contains:
- a CDS encoding GDSL-type esterase/lipase family protein, protein MKLKLKNTLLIISGALVGTIGLSIGLSLIAVNERKIKKVYNVEKNNNNTQDNKLPGLPNTEIIEEKENDKPKSNIKKSKRLKSEHSISKNQRVKYVALGDSISAGWDGRLDKDYEGELVNNEIQGISFPSYLAKMIKDAEDGKLESFKNFARSGSTLNEWNLLFNNKVSELKPEELKALQKVFGNNLEEFKNSLISKLQEANLITITLGANDCFDIILKQMSNISLGNLITQIINKKPNYEEIVKYLNNTFGDIFDKVQERQIELIRSIKIINSRANINFIGYPVIAGAISALVDNYLQQNFNVPVRVVETLTNLINNKIKYVANKQKINFISSYETDFWLNNVKDLSPLLFDIHPSTFGYKKMAFDVFTKLSISDRDINDLKSKNINWSEDYVQTDQDSFYWQIEYKNDVDNFIKNIHLNSKKYILEHDKLFKKFENKISINNYKLRVLDDRRFASMIFDNALMSFLNSNLYKELDPSELLKKFLTKDKAKNLNQLKNWLISNHVVSNFVMDIQRYFETYDWDNDGKPGAKVQSISNLFKAVKKIILDEEKIIKTISSLSKINFIREEKEELKNIIKIIFSNFVSKKISNETINKIVSFVYSNELKEYLSKNDLFSIIKFTINSEPTRTLIAKLLESFIVDAEKYGNAKSFSDLWKIFIANSEVKEALKTFSKNIIVDLTKDSQFKKTISNVIAKTIGKKTNFLVGDNIESDVSEQELSELLFDVVGFYEKIDDEYKITDKVVSIVLGNISGLEFKDLKEFDYSKLVNDLNNEFILWFEGVDKEKTIIKFIKLLLRTDVSNHKETITKLLTNVLRNKDKNNNSIFKKLIYQFIYQPNKNKFENLISEQDFLKSLDAISNLDEYKQLIASVVNKFFEMDNTKLDGIQTYFDLFKVLSDGIVNSKVYDNLLKIKNKLLEMPAIKKAFRKYLLNWNAQNTINLNVDAVNNILNNLMIDQSFKNIFQDFIDNCVFRNGATNFNHLKTKEAYINWFRNSQTVNNNASSILNNLINSKEFRNIVSELSLSEIKKTEFSQGFSKDDDVKFKELISDILRIFPKLNEKFKLTNLYLKDLSLEINSLWEQKNLIDFSINWFRKYFGSLDEEKIFSLLKNVLSNHIIDGKQDTIKKIITNSLKVTINSKWLENKYNSYPSSTEDKFYIFIKKYLPNYNNVKPMLSRIVDQSAGFNNLLDNILDSLSNETNKYNEANSINEVVKIFIGTNNNVEKLEKNFTLLLKDILSQEEFKNIIKGLWKDNLGPYDMNPESSENQSLLDDLIKEAPNIVQSLGIVKEMVVTIRDNISSYDSFSSFAKNVVVVLTNNLSFKKYEFVAQILKLKLLKKHKTTIQMDVKQLIKSITEDSSGEKIKKFVDDYNLSNMLMKHEITYDDSLKFFKHLFKSKHLRNLLDILIDEVISNSTNNETNSYGKPYSELKLWSEAIKKLFNTSKVSNIKQELKSWMKESFTDNKVVGYTMGSIVFNMLKDKGYNLEDDKDKVIVQEFVYEFAKSSFEVKANINGKNKFIFDEIVDILFNNLKNMNTFDPDVLIKIVTESVQKGALSFITNPETGKVSLSRIFGQINFFDSLLSEKTLKPETIANMINLLFDKTPNDENKGIFKVMFNTQNGNSDFEVGNGFWGIIQGKLTDMIAAFAKPLVRNYFNELRIKPKYNNINELKQKSKGLSAIWRFYSLFASILYENTPKSIFWNGTSFTAEAYLMSGFLKAIDDVEAQYTDVINKYSNNLSIIGYDSANNFNENFISGYQTLTSGWFGKYNSRSRGLSNTFYGRDHVLVYIYYHDNYDSKYNPNKTKRQVLMEDLIKGYMPVRDS, encoded by the coding sequence ATGAAACTTAAACTAAAAAACACCTTATTAATAATTTCTGGGGCCTTAGTAGGTACAATAGGATTATCTATTGGACTTAGTTTAATTGCTGTTAATGAGCGAAAGATTAAAAAAGTTTATAATGTTGAGAAAAATAATAATAATACTCAAGACAACAAATTGCCTGGACTTCCTAATACTGAAATCATTGAAGAAAAAGAAAATGATAAACCAAAAAGTAATATAAAAAAATCTAAAAGACTAAAAAGTGAACACTCTATTTCTAAAAACCAAAGAGTTAAATATGTTGCTTTAGGAGATTCTATCTCAGCCGGATGAGATGGAAGATTAGATAAGGACTATGAAGGCGAACTAGTAAATAATGAAATACAAGGAATATCATTTCCATCATATTTAGCAAAAATGATTAAAGATGCTGAGGACGGGAAATTAGAAAGTTTTAAGAATTTTGCAAGATCTGGTTCAACGTTAAATGAATGAAATCTTTTATTTAATAACAAAGTTTCAGAACTAAAACCAGAGGAATTAAAAGCTTTGCAAAAAGTTTTTGGTAATAATTTAGAAGAATTTAAAAATAGCTTAATTTCTAAATTGCAAGAAGCTAATTTAATTACTATAACATTAGGAGCTAATGATTGTTTTGACATTATTTTGAAACAAATGTCAAATATCTCTTTAGGCAATTTGATTACCCAGATTATAAATAAGAAGCCAAATTATGAAGAAATAGTTAAGTATTTGAACAATACTTTTGGTGATATTTTTGATAAAGTTCAAGAGCGTCAAATAGAACTAATTAGAAGTATTAAGATTATAAATTCAAGGGCTAACATAAACTTTATTGGTTATCCAGTTATAGCTGGTGCTATTTCAGCTTTAGTGGATAATTATCTACAACAAAATTTTAATGTTCCAGTTAGAGTTGTAGAAACACTTACTAATCTTATAAATAATAAAATTAAATATGTAGCAAATAAGCAAAAAATCAATTTTATAAGTTCATACGAAACTGACTTTTGGTTGAATAATGTTAAGGATTTATCTCCATTGCTTTTTGATATACACCCATCAACCTTTGGCTATAAAAAAATGGCATTTGATGTATTTACTAAATTATCAATTTCTGATAGAGATATAAATGATTTAAAGTCTAAAAATATAAATTGATCAGAAGATTATGTCCAAACAGATCAAGACAGTTTTTATTGACAAATAGAATATAAAAATGACGTTGATAATTTTATAAAAAATATTCACTTAAACTCTAAAAAGTATATTCTCGAGCATGATAAATTATTCAAAAAATTTGAAAATAAAATTTCTATAAATAACTATAAATTACGTGTTTTAGATGATAGAAGATTTGCTTCTATGATTTTTGATAACGCTTTAATGTCATTTTTAAACAGTAATCTTTATAAAGAATTAGACCCATCAGAACTCTTGAAAAAGTTTCTAACTAAAGATAAAGCAAAGAACTTAAATCAATTAAAAAATTGGTTGATCTCAAATCATGTAGTTTCTAATTTTGTAATGGATATTCAGAGATATTTTGAAACATATGATTGAGATAATGATGGCAAACCAGGGGCCAAAGTACAATCTATTAGTAATCTATTTAAAGCTGTTAAAAAAATTATTTTAGATGAAGAAAAAATTATCAAAACTATATCATCCCTATCTAAAATCAATTTCATAAGAGAAGAAAAAGAAGAATTAAAAAACATAATTAAAATTATTTTCAGTAATTTTGTTTCTAAAAAAATTAGTAATGAAACAATAAATAAAATTGTAAGTTTTGTGTACTCAAATGAATTAAAAGAATATTTATCAAAAAATGATTTATTTTCTATTATTAAATTTACAATTAATTCTGAACCTACAAGAACATTAATTGCAAAGCTTCTTGAATCCTTTATTGTTGATGCTGAAAAATATGGCAATGCTAAATCATTTAGTGATTTATGAAAAATTTTTATAGCTAATAGCGAAGTTAAGGAAGCTTTAAAAACATTTTCAAAAAATATAATTGTTGATTTAACTAAAGATTCTCAATTTAAAAAAACAATTTCAAATGTAATTGCAAAAACGATTGGTAAAAAAACTAATTTTCTTGTTGGAGATAATATAGAAAGTGATGTTTCAGAACAAGAATTATCAGAATTACTTTTTGATGTGGTTGGTTTTTATGAAAAAATTGATGATGAATATAAAATAACTGATAAAGTAGTATCAATTGTATTGGGCAATATTTCAGGCTTAGAATTTAAAGATTTAAAGGAATTTGATTATTCTAAACTAGTAAACGATCTTAATAATGAATTTATTTTGTGATTTGAAGGTGTTGATAAAGAAAAAACAATAATTAAGTTTATCAAATTACTATTAAGAACAGACGTTTCAAATCACAAGGAAACAATCACTAAATTATTAACTAATGTTTTAAGAAACAAGGATAAAAATAACAATTCAATATTTAAAAAATTAATTTATCAGTTTATTTATCAGCCTAACAAAAATAAGTTTGAAAATCTTATAAGTGAGCAAGATTTTTTAAAGTCATTAGATGCTATTTCAAATCTTGATGAATATAAACAGTTAATAGCTTCTGTTGTTAATAAATTTTTTGAAATGGACAATACAAAACTTGATGGAATACAAACTTATTTTGATTTATTTAAAGTTTTATCAGACGGTATTGTGAACTCAAAAGTTTATGATAATTTATTGAAAATAAAGAATAAATTATTAGAAATGCCCGCTATTAAAAAAGCCTTTAGGAAATATTTATTGAATTGAAATGCACAAAATACTATTAATTTAAACGTTGACGCAGTAAATAATATTTTGAATAACTTAATGATTGATCAGTCATTTAAAAATATTTTTCAGGATTTTATTGATAACTGTGTTTTTAGAAATGGTGCTACTAATTTTAACCATTTAAAAACTAAAGAAGCTTATATTAATTGATTTAGAAATTCTCAAACTGTAAACAATAATGCATCTTCAATTTTAAATAACTTAATAAACTCAAAAGAGTTTAGGAATATTGTTTCAGAACTTAGTTTATCAGAAATTAAAAAAACAGAATTCTCTCAAGGTTTTTCAAAAGATGATGACGTCAAATTTAAAGAGCTAATTTCTGATATATTAAGAATTTTTCCTAAATTAAATGAGAAATTTAAATTAACTAATTTATATTTAAAGGATCTTAGTCTTGAAATAAATAGTTTATGAGAACAAAAAAACTTAATTGACTTTTCTATTAATTGATTCAGAAAATATTTTGGTAGTTTAGATGAAGAAAAAATATTTAGCCTATTAAAGAATGTTTTATCTAATCATATTATTGATGGAAAGCAAGACACTATTAAAAAAATAATTACAAATAGTTTGAAAGTTACTATTAATTCTAAATGATTAGAAAATAAATACAATAGTTACCCTAGCAGCACAGAAGATAAATTCTATATATTTATAAAGAAATACCTTCCTAATTATAATAATGTAAAACCAATGCTATCGAGAATAGTGGATCAGTCTGCGGGATTTAATAATTTACTAGATAATATTTTAGACTCTCTTTCAAATGAAACAAATAAATATAATGAAGCTAATTCCATTAATGAAGTTGTTAAAATTTTCATTGGTACGAACAATAATGTAGAAAAATTAGAAAAGAACTTTACATTATTGTTAAAAGATATTCTAAGTCAAGAAGAGTTTAAAAACATAATAAAAGGACTATGAAAAGACAATTTAGGACCATATGATATGAATCCTGAAAGTTCAGAAAACCAATCATTACTTGATGATTTAATCAAGGAAGCACCAAATATCGTTCAAAGCTTAGGTATTGTTAAAGAAATGGTAGTTACTATTAGGGACAATATTTCTTCATATGATTCATTTTCTAGTTTTGCAAAAAATGTAGTAGTTGTTTTAACTAATAATCTATCATTTAAAAAGTATGAATTTGTGGCGCAAATTTTAAAATTAAAATTGCTAAAAAAACATAAAACAACAATTCAAATGGATGTTAAACAATTGATCAAATCTATTACTGAAGACTCTTCGGGTGAAAAAATTAAAAAATTTGTTGATGATTACAATTTATCAAACATGTTGATGAAACATGAAATTACTTATGATGATTCTTTAAAATTTTTTAAACATTTATTCAAATCAAAACATTTAAGAAATCTTTTAGATATTTTGATTGATGAAGTAATTTCAAACAGTACAAATAATGAAACTAATTCTTATGGTAAACCATATTCAGAACTTAAATTATGATCGGAAGCTATTAAAAAATTATTTAATACTTCAAAGGTTTCAAATATTAAACAAGAACTTAAATCATGAATGAAAGAATCTTTCACCGATAATAAAGTTGTAGGTTACACAATGGGTTCAATTGTGTTTAATATGTTGAAAGATAAGGGCTATAACTTAGAAGATGATAAAGATAAAGTAATTGTCCAAGAATTTGTTTATGAGTTTGCAAAAAGTTCTTTTGAAGTTAAAGCAAACATAAATGGTAAAAATAAGTTTATATTTGATGAAATAGTAGATATATTATTTAATAATTTAAAAAATATGAATACATTTGATCCAGATGTATTAATAAAAATAGTCACTGAATCTGTTCAAAAAGGAGCATTAAGTTTTATAACAAATCCTGAAACTGGAAAAGTTAGTCTTTCAAGAATTTTTGGACAAATTAACTTTTTTGATAGTTTATTAAGTGAAAAAACTTTGAAACCCGAAACAATTGCTAATATGATTAATTTATTATTTGACAAAACTCCTAATGATGAAAATAAGGGAATTTTTAAGGTAATGTTTAATACTCAAAATGGAAATAGTGATTTTGAAGTTGGAAATGGTTTTTGAGGAATTATTCAAGGAAAATTAACAGATATGATTGCCGCATTTGCTAAACCGTTAGTAAGAAATTACTTTAATGAGTTAAGAATCAAACCTAAATATAATAATATTAATGAGCTAAAGCAAAAGTCAAAAGGGCTGTCGGCTATTTGAAGATTTTATTCATTGTTTGCTTCTATTTTATACGAAAATACGCCAAAATCAATATTTTGAAATGGAACAAGTTTTACAGCTGAAGCATATTTAATGTCTGGATTTTTAAAAGCAATAGATGATGTGGAAGCTCAATATACTGACGTTATAAATAAATATTCAAATAATTTATCTATTATTGGATATGATAGCGCAAATAATTTTAATGAAAACTTTATTTCCGGATATCAAACATTAACAAGTGGTTGATTTGGTAAATACAATAGTCGTTCTAGAGGGTTAAGCAATACTTTTTATGGAAGAGATCACGTTTTAGTATACATATACTATCATGATAATTATGATTCTAAATACAATCCCAATAAGACTAAACGTCAAGTATTAATGGAAGATTTAATTAAGGGATATATGCCCGTTAGAGATAGTTAA